Proteins encoded by one window of Streptomyces sp. NBC_01477:
- a CDS encoding DUF4349 domain-containing protein → MRLSTRQHAPRARRRPRAAVFASLLLAAVLGVAGCGASSDSSTADKAAAPAAAAKGAQEGAPDADSGNSSGGGSDSGAATESAGGSGGTGSSAPAAAAPSAGAKKAPALAPTYLVRTADLSIRTPHVADALEHARALADGAGGWAGDENTAVDTAGHTTSTIELRVPPAAYDKLLDDLSGLGKLLGRKVSVQDVTGQVVDVQSRVKSQQASVDRVRKLMDQASGLSDVVSLESELSTREAALEALEAQQASLRAQADLATVTLRLSEPPVKAAPHVAPKPEKDGFWTTVGHALRGGWHAFSVTVRTVLVVLSVLLPFLALGALVWAAYRQVRRWWPRAEPTAPDRSRTAGGLPEYPRERAAGRQAEEEAEPQEEHGPPVG, encoded by the coding sequence ATGAGACTCAGTACGAGACAGCACGCGCCGCGGGCCCGTCGCCGGCCGCGTGCCGCCGTCTTCGCGAGCCTGCTGCTGGCCGCCGTGCTCGGCGTCGCCGGATGCGGCGCGTCGTCCGACAGCAGCACGGCCGACAAGGCGGCGGCGCCGGCAGCGGCGGCGAAGGGCGCCCAGGAAGGCGCGCCGGACGCCGACAGCGGCAACAGCAGCGGCGGCGGCTCGGACAGCGGGGCCGCGACGGAGAGCGCCGGGGGAAGCGGGGGCACCGGGAGCAGCGCCCCGGCCGCCGCCGCGCCCTCCGCGGGCGCGAAGAAGGCCCCGGCGCTGGCCCCGACGTATCTGGTGCGCACCGCCGACCTGAGCATCCGCACCCCTCATGTCGCGGACGCGTTGGAGCACGCCAGGGCGCTGGCCGACGGCGCGGGCGGCTGGGCGGGCGACGAGAACACGGCGGTGGACACGGCCGGCCACACCACCTCCACCATCGAGCTGCGGGTGCCGCCGGCGGCGTACGACAAGCTGCTCGACGACCTCAGCGGGCTCGGCAAGCTGCTGGGGCGCAAGGTGAGTGTTCAGGACGTCACCGGCCAGGTGGTGGACGTGCAGAGCCGGGTGAAGTCGCAGCAGGCCAGCGTCGACCGGGTGCGGAAGCTGATGGACCAGGCGTCAGGGCTCAGTGACGTGGTCTCGCTGGAAAGCGAACTGAGCACCCGTGAGGCCGCGTTGGAGGCGCTGGAGGCCCAGCAGGCGTCCTTGCGGGCACAGGCGGACCTGGCCACGGTGACGCTGCGGCTGAGCGAGCCGCCGGTCAAGGCCGCGCCGCACGTGGCCCCGAAGCCGGAGAAGGACGGCTTCTGGACGACGGTCGGCCACGCGCTGCGCGGCGGCTGGCACGCCTTCTCGGTGACGGTGCGGACGGTGCTCGTCGTGCTGTCCGTGCTGCTGCCCTTCCTCGCCCTCGGGGCGCTGGTCTGGGCGGCGTACCGGCAGGTGCGCCGGTGGTGGCCGCGGGCCGAGCCGACCGCGCCGGACCGGTCGCGGACGGCAGGCGGGCTGCCGGAGTATCCGCGGGAGCGGGCCGCCGGCCGGCAGGCCGAGGAGGAGGCGGAGCCGCAGGAGGAGCACGGCCCGCCGGTCGGCTGA
- the hemE gene encoding uroporphyrinogen decarboxylase has product MPDVSTPQQTAASPFIRACRNEPVPHTPVWFMRQAGRSLPEYLKLREGVPMLESCTRPEMVAEITLQPVRRHGVDAAVYYSDIVVPLKAIGLDLDIKPGVGPVVADPIRTRQDLARLRDLEPTDVGYVTEAVGLLTAELGETPLIGFAGAPFTLASYLVEGGPSRNLERTKAMMYGDPELWRDLLDRLAGITAAFLKVQIEAGASAVQVFDSWVGALSPADYRRHVMPSSVKVFDAVAGYGVPRIHFGVGTGELLGLMGEAGADVVGVDWRVPLDEAARRVGHGKALQGNLDPAVLFAPTAAVEAKTREVLDAAAAAGTGHIFNLGHGVLPSTDPDALSRLVDFVHRSTAAA; this is encoded by the coding sequence ATGCCGGATGTGAGTACGCCCCAGCAGACCGCTGCTTCCCCTTTCATCCGTGCCTGCCGGAACGAACCGGTGCCGCACACCCCCGTATGGTTCATGCGGCAGGCGGGGCGGTCGCTGCCCGAGTACCTGAAACTGCGCGAGGGCGTCCCGATGCTGGAGTCGTGCACGCGGCCCGAGATGGTCGCCGAGATCACCCTCCAGCCGGTCAGGCGGCACGGGGTGGACGCGGCGGTCTACTACAGCGACATCGTGGTGCCGCTCAAGGCGATCGGCCTCGACCTGGACATCAAGCCGGGCGTCGGCCCGGTGGTCGCCGACCCGATCCGCACCCGGCAGGACCTGGCCCGGCTGCGCGACCTGGAGCCCACCGACGTCGGCTATGTGACCGAGGCCGTCGGCCTGCTCACCGCCGAACTCGGCGAGACCCCGCTGATCGGCTTCGCCGGCGCCCCCTTCACCCTGGCCAGCTACCTCGTGGAGGGCGGGCCGTCCCGCAACCTCGAGCGCACCAAGGCCATGATGTACGGCGACCCCGAGCTGTGGCGCGACCTGCTCGACCGACTCGCCGGCATCACCGCCGCCTTCCTGAAGGTGCAGATCGAGGCCGGCGCCAGCGCGGTCCAGGTCTTCGACTCCTGGGTCGGCGCGCTGTCGCCCGCCGACTACCGGCGCCATGTGATGCCCTCCTCGGTGAAGGTCTTCGACGCCGTCGCCGGCTACGGGGTGCCCCGCATCCACTTCGGCGTCGGCACCGGCGAACTCCTCGGCCTCATGGGCGAGGCGGGCGCCGACGTCGTGGGCGTCGACTGGCGGGTGCCGCTGGACGAGGCCGCCCGCCGGGTCGGCCACGGCAAGGCGCTGCAGGGCAACCTCGACCCGGCGGTGCTCTTCGCCCCGACCGCGGCCGTCGAGGCGAAGACCCGCGAGGTACTGGACGCCGCGGCCGCGGCCGGCACCGGCCACATCTTCAACCTCGGCCACGGCGTCCTGCCCAGTACCGACCCGGACGCCCTCAGCCGCCTCGTGGACTTCGTCCACCGCAGCACCGCGGCGGCCTGA
- a CDS encoding DUF3000 domain-containing protein: MAAVHGQLGEDDGIPFPFRHAVDALRAARVRSEVRIEEVTAPRRLASYAYALEATVVADGEELADGRVVLLHEPAGHDAWRGTFRLVTLARADLEPEMAGDPLLPEVSWSWLTGALAARGADHDEPSGTVSRASSHFFGGLADRPDETRIELRASWSPRERAGGVIDGSAHLAAWCDLLCTCAGLPPAEGPDAPVRGTAGVVPLPKRRT; the protein is encoded by the coding sequence ATGGCAGCGGTGCATGGGCAGCTCGGCGAGGACGACGGGATCCCTTTTCCTTTTCGGCATGCGGTGGACGCGCTGCGAGCGGCGCGAGTGCGGTCCGAGGTGCGGATCGAGGAAGTGACGGCGCCACGCCGGCTGGCCTCGTACGCGTACGCGCTGGAGGCCACGGTGGTGGCCGACGGCGAGGAGCTGGCCGACGGGCGGGTGGTGCTGCTGCACGAGCCGGCCGGGCACGACGCCTGGCGCGGCACTTTCCGGCTGGTGACGCTGGCCCGGGCGGACCTGGAGCCGGAGATGGCCGGCGATCCGCTGCTGCCCGAGGTGAGCTGGTCCTGGCTGACCGGGGCGCTCGCCGCCCGCGGCGCCGACCACGACGAGCCGAGCGGTACGGTCTCGCGCGCGTCCTCGCACTTCTTCGGCGGGCTCGCGGACCGTCCCGACGAGACCAGGATCGAGCTGCGCGCCTCGTGGTCGCCGCGGGAGCGCGCCGGCGGGGTGATCGACGGTTCGGCGCATCTGGCGGCCTGGTGCGACCTGCTGTGCACCTGCGCGGGCCTGCCGCCCGCCGAGGGTCCCGACGCGCCGGTACGGGGTACGGCCGGCGTGGTGCCGCTGCCGAAGCGGCGCACCTGA